Proteins encoded together in one Chryseobacterium taklimakanense window:
- a CDS encoding IS4 family transposase, with protein sequence MSVFNDHKVSLSQVLDFIPEALLSHLSATTNVDHYSKVLHGRKMFYLLLFCVFDNDRLSQRTLEDTFNSSGFKALFGLGEEEKVRRSSISERLSKIDPSYFKEIYEQMYLRLAKSYNKTEIAKYNLIRVDSTIVADACSKLKEGIDQKSGKKLVKFSFSFDGILPSGVEVFTGQKYSSEESALPEAVLKQVRKEEHHDNVYVMDRGLQSTRSMKEFEEGSVKFIIRSKDNRKFEEIESFLDEKESPKWDDWEVLKDSKVKLYTGSPVQNKRGKLHYRQEKVETLFRLVVIRNQKTNKEFWFLTNEFKLSAKEISDYYRKRWDIEVFFRFLKQELNLSHLVSMNKNGIEVMVYMTMIAAMLLLIYKKANNLGYKTAKRRIAMELRDMITAILIIFAGGDPGKVFKT encoded by the coding sequence ATGTCAGTATTCAATGACCACAAAGTTTCCCTTAGTCAGGTTCTGGATTTCATTCCCGAGGCGCTTTTAAGCCATCTATCAGCGACCACCAATGTTGACCACTATAGTAAAGTGCTCCATGGGAGGAAAATGTTCTATCTGCTTTTATTCTGCGTCTTTGACAACGATAGATTGAGCCAGAGGACACTTGAGGACACTTTTAACAGCAGCGGCTTTAAGGCCCTGTTTGGATTGGGGGAAGAAGAAAAAGTTCGCAGGAGTTCTATCTCCGAGAGACTTTCCAAGATCGACCCCAGTTATTTCAAAGAAATCTATGAGCAGATGTATTTGCGGCTTGCGAAATCTTATAATAAAACGGAGATAGCCAAGTACAACCTGATACGAGTTGACAGCACTATTGTTGCCGATGCCTGCTCTAAGTTAAAAGAGGGGATTGACCAGAAAAGCGGCAAGAAATTAGTGAAATTCAGTTTTTCATTTGATGGCATCTTACCTTCGGGAGTAGAGGTATTTACAGGCCAGAAATACTCTTCCGAAGAGTCCGCACTCCCGGAAGCTGTTTTAAAACAAGTAAGAAAAGAAGAGCATCACGACAATGTTTATGTCATGGACAGGGGCCTGCAATCAACACGGTCAATGAAAGAATTTGAGGAAGGGTCTGTGAAATTCATCATTCGTTCGAAAGATAACAGAAAATTTGAAGAGATTGAATCATTTCTTGACGAGAAAGAATCTCCCAAATGGGATGATTGGGAAGTGCTGAAAGACAGCAAGGTAAAGCTTTACACTGGAAGCCCCGTCCAGAACAAACGGGGCAAACTGCATTACCGGCAAGAGAAAGTAGAAACCTTATTCCGTTTGGTGGTCATCAGGAACCAAAAAACGAACAAAGAATTCTGGTTTCTGACCAACGAATTTAAACTCTCTGCCAAGGAAATTTCTGATTATTACAGAAAGCGGTGGGACATTGAAGTGTTTTTCAGGTTCCTGAAACAGGAACTCAACCTAAGTCACCTGGTTTCAATGAACAAGAACGGGATTGAAGTGATGGTCTATATGACAATGATTGCAGCGATGCTTTTGTTGATCTACAAAAAAGCCAATAATCTGGGCTACAAAACCGCTAAAAGACGAATAGCCATGGAGCTCCGGGATATGATAACTGCTATTCTAATCATATTTGCAGGAGGCGACCCAGGTAAAGTTTTTAAAACATAA
- a CDS encoding N-6 DNA methylase codes for MGFSKRSHLQQNIDALRIVFKLEKEKRQATVGERLLMMQYSGFGGLKFVLNPVENEIDINNWRKTEHDLFPITQELHQLLKENSEDDKQYRRYVDSIKSSVLTAFYTPPKVIDVISTVLRDSGLQIDKFLEPAAGIGSFVQSFSENQKATITAYEKDLLTGKILKQLYTDSNIRISGFEEIPEREQNSYDVVASNIPFGDTSIFDLSYSRSRNSAKEQAARSIHNYFFLKGADMLRDGGILAFITSQGILNSPKNEPIRRALMQDNNLVSVVRLPNNLFTEYAGTEVGSDLIILQKNLAKQGLTEREDLFCQSLPTEYNTPGSALFQYSKRIVHTDSKVDTDPYGKPALIYTHKGGIDGIARDLKQMLSEDFGKHLNVGLYKGEQNDEPVIQIPLPPPVIPPVIEPVTIRQQPQPEPTPVIHRESPQELKQLSIFDLFENAGEPIAVIALPKRATRSTRQSPRKRKAALGRQTDLFNGAMQQTYIPPKTNDTAKNTPKINGKRQEVIGDLFSQSNGNGQTDKSAVPDTNINTIPEPAPYSGEVQRFHRNDCLVVDNGWVGYLQDVDRNKEKATATFHPLQLPSAQKARAEAYIAVRDCYIDLYQKEAEKQSEHKEERETLNRLYDTFTKKYGNLNTADNTKLIKTDSSGKEIPYLERIIGGVIHKADIFSRPVSFSTTTLATDNPEEALAASLNKYGNVDLDFMSEISSLPADTLKEALQGRLFYNPLQQEYEIAERWIAGNVVEKANEVRAYLENNPDDTEAEESLTALEEARPRRIEFEELDFNLGERWIPTGLYARFASHLFDADVHIHYSDSADDFSVKCSQGNMHIWEKYAVKAESRTFDGIALLKHALVNTTPDITKKIIVDDQEVKVRDMEAIQMANTKIDEIRSAFTDWLYAQSDEFKTRLTDQYNDTFNCFVRPDYDGSHQDFPGLDHKALGIEDLYSSQKDTVWMIKLNNGAICDHEVGAGKTLVMCTAAQEMKRLGLAHKPMIIGLKSNVHEIAEAYRTAYPYAKILFPGKEDFTPQKRLRIFGDIKNNDWDCVILTHDQFGMIPQSPEIQKEILKIELDNVERNLDAMQTEGAEVTRGMLAGAIKRKDNLEVKLKTLQHDIENRKDDVVDFKMMGIDHLFIDESHQFKNLLFNTRHSRVAGLGNVDGSQKALNLLFAIRTIQERIDADMGATFLSGTTISNSLTELYLLFKYLRPRALEKQGINCFDAWAAIYARKTTDYEFSIANNIVAKERFRYFIKVPELAQFYSEITDYRTAKDIGIDRPEKNEILYNIPPTPDQKEFIQNLMEFAKTGNGELLGRPPLSKSEEKAKMLIATDYARKMSLDMRMVSGMYEDHPDNKASHCASNIAKYYNKFNAQKGTQFVFSDLGTYKPGEWNVYSEIKRKLVEDHNIPANEIRFIQEAKTDKQRKELIKGMNEGKIRVLFGSTSMLGTGVNAQKRAVAVHHLDTPWRPSDLAQRDGRAIRKGNEIAKHFADNKVDVIIYAVEKSLDSYKFNLLFNKQLFIDQLKSNKLGKRTIDEGSIDEKSGMNFSEYVAILSGNTDLLDKARVEKQIAGLESEKQAFNRSKYSAKSKLENYTEEFNQAQSRLNRMTTDWDNLQQRIQKRQDGRIVNPVQLDGVSPNADAKQVGAKLNEIAEKSRTGGDYQEIGSLYGFQLLVKTEMSQKDGADIRVNRFFIQGEGNIKYNHNFGLIAKDPETASLNFLRALEKLPSYIAKEQENIANYQKDIPILQEVVNGTWSKENRLSELKTELAAVERKIQLSITPEAKEEPAEQAEKQKKTPKVQESIVRVKGVHMPRGVL; via the coding sequence ATGGGCTTCAGTAAGCGTTCCCATCTCCAACAGAATATTGATGCCCTGCGAATTGTTTTTAAACTTGAAAAGGAGAAACGGCAAGCCACCGTAGGCGAAAGACTGCTAATGATGCAATACAGCGGATTTGGCGGTCTTAAATTCGTTCTGAACCCCGTAGAAAACGAAATTGACATCAATAACTGGAGAAAAACGGAACACGACCTTTTTCCGATTACGCAGGAACTCCACCAACTACTCAAAGAAAATTCCGAAGACGATAAGCAGTACCGCAGGTATGTAGATAGTATAAAAAGCTCCGTTCTCACGGCTTTTTATACGCCGCCAAAGGTCATAGATGTCATTTCCACCGTCTTGCGGGATAGCGGTTTGCAAATTGATAAATTCCTCGAACCCGCCGCAGGTATCGGCTCATTCGTTCAATCCTTTTCGGAAAACCAAAAAGCAACCATTACGGCTTATGAAAAGGACTTGCTGACAGGCAAGATTTTAAAGCAGCTTTATACCGACAGCAATATCCGTATAAGTGGTTTTGAGGAAATTCCCGAAAGGGAACAAAACAGCTACGATGTAGTTGCCAGTAATATCCCGTTCGGCGATACTTCCATATTTGACCTTTCTTATTCCCGCAGCAGGAACAGCGCAAAGGAACAGGCAGCCCGAAGCATACACAATTACTTTTTCCTGAAAGGGGCTGATATGCTCCGTGATGGCGGTATATTGGCTTTCATTACTTCACAAGGCATTCTAAACAGCCCTAAGAACGAGCCGATACGCAGAGCGTTAATGCAGGATAATAATTTGGTTTCCGTTGTTCGCTTACCTAACAACCTGTTTACCGAATATGCAGGTACGGAAGTCGGCAGCGACTTGATTATCCTGCAAAAGAATTTGGCGAAGCAAGGTCTGACCGAAAGGGAAGATCTGTTTTGCCAAAGTTTGCCAACGGAATACAATACACCTGGCAGTGCGCTCTTTCAGTACAGCAAAAGAATTGTGCATACCGATAGCAAGGTAGATACAGACCCATATGGAAAACCTGCCTTAATCTATACCCATAAAGGCGGTATTGATGGGATTGCCAGAGATTTGAAACAAATGCTTTCCGAAGATTTTGGAAAGCACCTGAATGTAGGTTTATACAAAGGTGAACAAAACGATGAACCTGTAATACAAATCCCGCTTCCACCGCCCGTAATACCTCCGGTTATAGAACCTGTAACCATCCGGCAACAACCGCAGCCCGAACCTACTCCGGTAATCCATCGGGAAAGCCCACAGGAATTAAAGCAGCTTAGCATTTTTGACCTGTTTGAAAATGCGGGGGAACCTATTGCCGTCATTGCCTTACCCAAAAGAGCCACCCGGAGCACAAGGCAAAGCCCACGAAAAAGAAAAGCTGCATTAGGTCGCCAAACAGACCTGTTCAATGGCGCAATGCAGCAAACGTATATACCGCCAAAAACCAATGATACTGCTAAGAATACGCCCAAAATAAACGGCAAACGTCAGGAAGTAATCGGCGACCTTTTTTCACAAAGCAATGGGAATGGCCAGACGGATAAGTCTGCCGTTCCTGATACCAATATCAATACCATTCCCGAACCTGCGCCGTACAGTGGCGAAGTGCAACGGTTCCACCGTAACGATTGCCTTGTCGTGGATAATGGTTGGGTCGGTTACCTGCAAGATGTAGATAGAAACAAAGAAAAAGCAACGGCAACCTTTCATCCGTTGCAATTACCATCGGCACAGAAAGCAAGAGCTGAAGCCTATATTGCCGTAAGGGACTGCTATATCGACCTGTACCAAAAAGAAGCGGAAAAGCAGAGCGAGCACAAAGAAGAACGGGAAACCCTGAACCGCCTGTACGATACCTTTACCAAAAAGTATGGCAATCTCAATACTGCCGACAATACCAAGCTGATAAAGACAGACAGCTCAGGTAAGGAAATCCCGTATCTGGAGCGTATCATTGGCGGTGTCATACACAAAGCGGATATTTTCAGCCGCCCTGTTAGTTTTTCTACCACCACCTTAGCAACCGACAATCCCGAAGAGGCTTTGGCGGCATCGCTGAACAAGTACGGCAATGTTGATTTGGATTTTATGTCCGAAATCAGCAGCCTGCCTGCCGATACGCTGAAAGAAGCCTTGCAAGGACGGTTGTTCTACAACCCGCTACAACAGGAATACGAAATAGCGGAACGATGGATTGCGGGCAACGTGGTTGAGAAAGCCAACGAAGTAAGAGCCTATCTCGAAAACAATCCCGATGATACCGAAGCCGAAGAAAGCCTTACCGCTTTAGAGGAAGCCCGACCAAGACGGATTGAATTTGAGGAACTGGATTTTAACCTCGGCGAACGGTGGATACCTACCGGGCTGTATGCCCGCTTTGCTTCGCACCTGTTCGATGCAGATGTGCACATTCATTACTCCGACAGTGCCGATGATTTTTCGGTAAAGTGTAGTCAAGGTAATATGCACATTTGGGAAAAATACGCCGTCAAAGCGGAAAGCCGCACGTTTGACGGTATTGCCCTGCTCAAACACGCCCTCGTCAATACCACACCGGATATTACCAAGAAAATAATCGTAGATGACCAAGAGGTCAAGGTACGGGATATGGAAGCCATACAAATGGCGAACACAAAGATTGATGAAATCCGTAGCGCCTTTACCGACTGGCTATACGCCCAAAGCGATGAATTTAAAACCCGGCTGACCGACCAATACAACGACACCTTTAACTGTTTCGTCCGACCGGATTATGACGGCAGCCATCAGGACTTTCCGGGGCTTGACCACAAGGCATTAGGCATTGAGGATTTGTATTCCAGCCAAAAGGACACCGTTTGGATGATTAAGCTCAACAACGGTGCTATCTGCGACCACGAAGTAGGTGCAGGCAAAACGCTGGTTATGTGTACTGCCGCACAGGAAATGAAGCGTTTGGGGTTGGCGCACAAACCAATGATTATCGGTTTGAAAAGCAATGTTCACGAAATCGCCGAAGCCTACCGGACAGCCTATCCATACGCCAAAATACTGTTTCCAGGAAAAGAGGATTTCACACCTCAAAAACGCCTGCGGATTTTCGGGGATATTAAGAACAATGATTGGGATTGCGTTATCCTCACTCACGACCAATTCGGTATGATACCCCAATCGCCCGAAATCCAAAAGGAAATCCTCAAAATAGAACTGGATAATGTAGAACGAAACCTTGATGCAATGCAGACCGAGGGTGCGGAAGTAACGAGGGGTATGCTTGCCGGAGCTATCAAACGAAAAGACAATCTCGAAGTCAAGCTCAAAACCCTGCAACACGATATTGAAAACCGCAAAGATGATGTGGTTGATTTTAAAATGATGGGCATCGACCATTTGTTTATCGACGAAAGCCATCAATTCAAGAACTTACTATTCAATACCCGCCACAGCCGGGTTGCCGGATTGGGAAATGTGGACGGCAGCCAGAAAGCCTTAAACCTGCTTTTTGCCATCCGTACCATTCAGGAGCGCATTGATGCGGATATGGGAGCAACCTTTCTTTCGGGAACAACGATAAGCAACTCCTTAACGGAATTGTACCTCCTGTTTAAGTATCTACGTCCAAGAGCATTGGAAAAACAGGGCATTAACTGTTTTGATGCGTGGGCGGCTATCTACGCAAGAAAGACGACCGATTACGAGTTTTCTATCGCTAATAATATCGTGGCAAAAGAGCGTTTCCGGTACTTTATCAAAGTGCCTGAACTGGCGCAGTTCTATTCTGAAATCACGGACTACCGCACCGCAAAGGATATAGGCATTGACCGACCTGAAAAAAACGAAATCCTGTATAACATTCCGCCTACACCTGACCAAAAGGAGTTTATTCAAAACTTAATGGAGTTTGCCAAAACAGGCAATGGGGAATTACTCGGCAGACCACCGCTATCAAAATCAGAGGAAAAGGCAAAGATGCTCATCGCTACGGACTACGCCCGTAAGATGTCGTTGGATATGCGGATGGTAAGCGGGATGTATGAAGACCATCCCGACAACAAAGCCTCTCACTGTGCCAGTAATATTGCAAAATACTACAACAAATTCAACGCACAGAAAGGAACGCAGTTCGTTTTCTCGGATTTGGGAACCTATAAGCCGGGCGAATGGAATGTGTACTCGGAAATCAAACGCAAGCTCGTGGAAGACCACAACATCCCTGCGAACGAAATCCGGTTTATTCAGGAAGCCAAAACGGATAAGCAACGCAAGGAACTTATCAAGGGAATGAACGAGGGCAAAATCCGTGTGCTGTTCGGCTCAACAAGTATGCTCGGTACAGGGGTGAATGCACAGAAAAGAGCGGTTGCCGTTCATCATTTGGATACGCCGTGGCGACCGTCTGACCTTGCGCAACGTGACGGTCGGGCAATCCGCAAGGGCAATGAAATCGCCAAGCATTTTGCCGATAACAAAGTAGATGTTATCATCTATGCCGTTGAAAAATCGCTGGATAGCTATAAATTCAACCTGCTGTTTAACAAACAGCTTTTTATCGACCAATTAAAATCCAATAAGCTCGGTAAACGAACCATTGACGAGGGTAGTATAGACGAAAAATCAGGAATGAATTTCTCGGAATATGTGGCAATCCTGTCGGGGAATACAGACCTGCTGGACAAAGCGAGGGTTGAAAAACAGATTGCCGGATTGGAAAGCGAAAAGCAAGCGTTCAACCGCTCCAAGTACAGTGCTAAATCCAAGCTGGAAAACTATACGGAAGAATTTAACCAAGCCCAATCCCGCCTGAACCGAATGACAACCGATTGGGATAATTTACAGCAACGCATACAAAAACGGCAGGACGGCAGAATTGTAAACCCTGTTCAGTTGGACGGCGTATCGCCCAATGCTGATGCAAAACAAGTCGGTGCAAAGCTCAATGAGATTGCAGAAAAATCCCGTACAGGCGGGGATTATCAGGAAATCGGCAGTTTGTACGGATTTCAGCTTTTGGTCAAAACGGAAATGTCGCAAAAAGACGGAGCGGATATACGGGTAAACCGATTTTTTATACAGGGCGAGGGAAACATTAAATACAACCACAATTTCGGGCTAATTGCAAAAGACCCGGAAACCGCTTCTTTAAACTTTTTGAGGGCATTGGAAAAGCTACCGTCGTATATCGCAAAAGAACAGGAAAACATTGCCAACTACCAAAAGGATATACCGATACTTCAGGAGGTCGTTAATGGTACGTGGTCTAAGGAAAACCGATTGAGCGAACTCAAAACGGAACTGGCTGCCGTAGAAAGGAAAATACAGCTATCTATTACGCCGGAAGCGAAAGAAGAACCTGCGGAACAGGCAGAAAAACAGAAAAAAACCCCAAAGGTTCAGGAAAGCATTGTGCGTGTAAAAGGTGTACATATGCCCCGTGGCGTATTGTAA